AATCCGTGGGCCCTGGGATTGAATCtctgcccgggcagtcggcgtgcaggccacccagctgttcatcctccctttcgggctgggggataaatgtgtgtgtacctggggacacctggggaaggcacactggCAAACCATGTGTCCCCCTGGCCCTGTGTgccggggtgatgggctcttaCCTATCGGAAGGGCCAACGGGATGGAGGTGAGTACCGAGGCCACGCGCGGATTGGCGTTACGTATTTATAGTCAGATATTTTTTCTAATCTgcgcggcggcaaaaaaaaaaaaaaaaaaaaatgtcgccgCTCTCTTTGTGATACGCCGTCCACTTGACAAGCTTGGGATAGTTTACATCCTCTACCtcaattattcctcctcctcctcctcctcctcctcctcctcctcctcctctcttcctttttcttacccgTGATCATTGCGCTCCCGTTGCAAGGGCGCATCTACCAAAGGTTGGTCTTCTCAAACAcatctgcctctcacatcaactatttccaaaggccaagaaggagatCAATCACGgcctaatgagtttttttttttttttatcttttaggttcatggtacagaagaacggtcaaactaccaccagggtcattaaactacccctggaaacgcccagaactcctacgaaaaccgtgtcagatGTGAGTGTCTTTAGGCCCGGAGTGTTAAGACCATGGCCTGCCACAGCGCCGtcctcctgcctctctcctcacctcatcCCCACCTTCCTCCATCACAGGTTCAGCGGCCGCGAGATCCCCAAGTCACCATTCCGCGTCAACGTGTCGGGCTACGCCGGCGACCCGTCCAAGGTGACCGCCTCGGGGCCCAACCTGGAGCCTGAGGGCGTCATGATCAACAGGCCCACGTATTTCGACATCTTCACGAAGGGTAAGTGGCTGGAGACAGGGGGCGGGACAGGGGCGGCGCCTTCCAAGACTGAGTGGCGGGGAGTTCATGATGTGCAAGGTTTTGGGGTGACGGACACTTACAGGGTGATGTTGATAAGGCGTTGGTGATGAAATAGCaagttttctttttaccttctggCCTATAGCGGCGGTAGGCTTTCTCCATGGGCCTagatggtggtcggcccaagcccccccatgcgcaggcaagtgtttatagtgacgccaccTCTttgtggctcatgctgccccccggagctcattcttgattcacttggacagttcctctagagtccgggttgatgggtggtcttcaggacagcatgtggatagtcttagaccactcggcggtgatggaaaatcccaggtggtagcggcggatttgaACCCGGATCGTCCAGAACGCGGCGAACGCGagacccgcacgctaaccacgcaGCCACCGCatcagtgttagtgttagtagtgttattggtgtgtggtgttagtgttaCAGTGTTGGggtcactttcacagttcgccatgatgggttagtaagcctccaaaccaataacAAAGACTCCCAAAaatagcccgctaatcactgctcctataaaagagagcatagatgagtggccagaagagaggttgCAATGCCAGTATTTAATTAAGGACTGAAAAATTGAaattaaggaggaaaaagtaggttAAGTATTGTAAGGAAATATAAGTGCCGCCAGAATCCGTTACCGCGTGGAATGTTCCAGAGTCTCACACCACAGAGCAAAATTAGTAGTTCATTCACCCAGTCTTATGAGGCACCATTATcacacacaggatcatcacctgccaAATAATACAGGAAGCGTGACTTTACGAATGTTACTTGAGGTAAATATATTGTtaagagattctgatggtgaactaattTTAAGGGTCATgggacagggtccacttattagaggttagcttacgtatcttacatcactaatgacacttgtaaataccatgaacacaggttaccattaacaccttaaactaacatgcacacatggGAATAAGTAGCACTGACATCATAattgtttccacccacacggggaaacagaCTCCACCATACCACACCTTAATTAAGCCCTAAccaaaactagtgagtgtttgcgcttatccattgttacccctgagaatgacacacattctcctctccttccttcatctcttcacacaccctgccacaagCAAtccccacaacgcagcttcaaaaaATGTTTACGGCTGCATGCTTGACTTGGTCTTGGGGACGCCCAGCCTCACATCAGTCAGGCTTGCCCTTGGCGCACCTGAAACGGGCGATGACTCGCGTGAGAATCCGTCTCAGTTATAGTGTTATAGCCAGTGTGTTGGACAGCGTGAActgctctttcctcacctgaaacgGGCGATGACTCgcgtgagaatgagctcgctcccacagCCTAGGGCGAGGGAGAACAGTGTGTCTCGATCCCAAAATGCTTTGGTGTGACGTCACAGAGTGACAAAAGTATTCGTAAGTTAGgtctgcttgagacctgagatttcctggGTAGacctccaatatcaatataaagtcactggtattttatttcaattACAGATAACTAACGTTCTCCGCAACAATTGAAAGAAAGCAGATTGATCACTTTCGGCAACGATACCCCTGGTTTGACCCCTGACAACTTTGAAATTTTGTTGACAttacagattgtaggggagatatgggacacaacgggcctctttgtttcaacacccatctctctctctctctctctctctctctctctctctctctctctctctctctctctctctctctccttgcgtgcgtgcgagtaaacattgcaaaagtcaatttaaatatatctgtcacctacagacctcctcccgggcaatcactcgatgacgaccttgaaatgtacagcgtcttaaggcagtcactgctaataacagcgactcactgatattagagactttaacctccccatatcgactgggcgacactgtcaggtacagaaggcgagtcacatagaatgatcagcGATTTCTAGAagaaattatctaagccaaatggtttctgagccaactcgacaaatgaatatactcgaccttgttataacgactgAAGATAAcctgtcagtagtgtcacggtaggagaaacacctcggttcttgcgatctcGCCATAAATTAGTGCgtgtcgacattaaagctcaatcatcagtgactgaaaaaaaagtaaaggtgcccaatttcaaaagagccttCTTGAGAAATCcaccgacaaaactaacagaaataacaACTATCagagatgacggcaacgtagaggaagcctggttgCCTTAAAATCactttactcactcagcagaacacattcgtcccctttgAAAAGTGAGAagcaattaacactaataaaagcccaccgtggtttaatagcgaaattaaacaatcagtcaataagagaatattgttttacaggttaaggaaagaacaaaagcacgcctgagaacattagactttataatgatgccaggcgacgagtaaaaagactagtaggtcaggcaaagcgtagatatgaagaaaatattgcagccaactgtaaaaataacgaaatctttcttcagttataaacaacagaaaggcgatcaaaagtggtattggacctttaacaaacagcgacagtGCACTAGTGGCTGACAGctagccaacacattgcaaactcttaaacaattactttttcctcggtgtttaatatcaacagtcttcctctcgctaccaacaacaccagtactattgtaaatctcgatatgcattgcctaattttgaaataacaaccgatgaagtccttaaagctctccattcacttaaaacaaataaaagtcctggacccgacaaagtatatcctatactgcttaaaggaaaaaagagcgaaatactctccaccctcactaccgtattcaatatgtccttgcgacaaggcatcgtcccttcggattggaaaaaggctaacgtgacaccgatttttaagaaaggagacaaaaaaataccaggtaactacacacccattagtctaacttcaattgttggtaagctactcgagagcataattaagACAAAATtagagttacctcgaaagccactcattaattggggattcacaacatggcttccgtaactaaagatcctgcctgtcaaacctactgaccttttataacgatctcttctcaatttatgacgtaaccaaatcagtggacgtagtctatcttgatttccagaaagcgtttgataaagccccacctcataaattactttataaattaaatcaaataggcattgacggtcaagtaaaccaatggatcgcgattggttgagcaacagacaacaaagagtagtgattgacgtatttaactcagagtgggcgccggtcactagtggcgtccctcagggctcggttcttggcccagtgctcttcataatttacatcaacgacgtggatgttggactcaataatcgcattagtaaatttgcagacgacacaaagattggtaactcggttctcactgacgaagacaggcaaagcctccaagaggatttgcacaaaatttcagcttggtcggataaatgggagatgccctttaacgtagacaagtgccaggtccttcaagttggaacaaaaaataagaagttcgattacgaaatacgtggcgttaaactcacaagtgttcaatgcgttaaggatctggggattaaaatcgcatcaaacctcaaattatcacatcaatgcatcgatgcagcaaataaagcgaacagaatgttgggcttcattaaaagaaactttttat
Above is a genomic segment from Eriocheir sinensis breed Jianghai 21 chromosome 7, ASM2467909v1, whole genome shotgun sequence containing:
- the LOC126992111 gene encoding uncharacterized protein LOC126992111 isoform X8: MGGEEPHEEVEGEILMADFPQLWQLHWAWSPIEAHNYMNYLILCKKGFFRRERLEEMKAHRAMLQRAPTGVSNPAAIGEQSHSRQPPVFMVQKNGQTTTRVIKLPLETPRTPTKTVSDVSVFRPGVLRPWPATAPSSCLSPHLIPTFLHHRFSGREIPKSPFRVNVSGYAGDPSKVTASGPNLEPEGVMINRPTYFDIFTKGKWLETGGGTGAAPSKTEWRGVHDVQGFGVTDTYRVMLIRRW